One window from the genome of Gopherus evgoodei ecotype Sinaloan lineage chromosome 2, rGopEvg1_v1.p, whole genome shotgun sequence encodes:
- the NPVF gene encoding pro-FMRFamide-related neuropeptide VF gives MKIISIERYILFTLAIFVFLTSNTSCLDESAMSSLQSRDYGDKYSESSEGFLEEKQRSLNFEELKDWGSKNIIKMSTPTVNKMSNSLANLPLRFGRNVRENRSIKPVANLPLRFGRAFEGSISRCAPNLLHRFGRSPFVRSSIQSLTNLPQRFGKSLPAHLSQNIQESEQGNNRNLYSNNYIEKESNDEDSNQKSWDLYLNQKMM, from the exons atgaaaatcatCTCAATCGAAagatatattttatttactttagcCATATTTGTCTTTTTAACATCAAATACTTCATGCTTAGATGAATCAGCAATGTCCAGTCTGCAGAGCAGAGATTATGGTGATAAATATTCTGAG tcCAGTGAAGGCTTCTTAGAAGAAAAGCAAAGAAGTCTCAATTTTGAAGAACTGAAAGACTGGGGATCAAAAAACATCATTAAAATGAGCACTCCCACAGTCAACAAGATGTCAAATTCACTTGCTAATTTACCACTGAGGTTTGGAAGAAATGTTCGAGAAAACAGAAGCATTAAGCCAGTGGCTAATTTGCCACTGAGATTTGGGAGGGCTTTTGAAGGCAGTATTTCTAGATGTGCTCCTAACTTACTACACAGGTTCGGCAGATCTCCATTTGTTAGAAGTTCCATCCAGTCACTTACCAACTTGCCACAAAGATTTGGGAAATCACTACCTGCCCACCTATCACAAAACATTCAAGAATCTGAGCAAGGCAATAACAG GAATCTGTATTCAAACAACTATATTGAAAAGGAATCAAATGATGAAGACTCAAACCAGAAGAGCTGGGATCTATATTTAAATCAAAAGATGATGTAA